In a genomic window of Hydrogenimonas thermophila:
- the fliP gene encoding flagellar type III secretion system pore protein FliP (The bacterial flagellar biogenesis protein FliP forms a type III secretion system (T3SS)-type pore required for flagellar assembly.) codes for MRKLLILFLLLTFPLYAAVEIPTVNLSLSAPTEPKDLVTTLNIVIVLTLLALAPSLILVMTSFVRLIIVFAFLRQAMGTQQSPPTQLLVTLSLVITLFIMEPVGKKAYEDGIKPYMDKKIGYEVAFDRAIEPFKKFMLRNTRESDLALFYRIRHLPNPKTEADVTLPILLPAFMISELKTAFEIGFLIFLPFLVIDMVVSSVLMSMGMMMLPPVMISLPFKILIFVLVDGWNLLIGNLVESFK; via the coding sequence ATGCGTAAGTTACTAATACTATTTTTACTGCTAACCTTTCCGCTTTATGCTGCAGTTGAAATACCAACTGTAAATCTGTCATTAAGTGCACCAACAGAGCCGAAAGATCTAGTTACTACTCTAAACATTGTTATTGTTTTAACTCTGTTGGCACTTGCTCCATCACTTATTTTGGTAATGACAAGTTTTGTACGTTTGATTATTGTCTTTGCATTTTTGCGTCAGGCAATGGGAACACAGCAATCACCACCTACTCAACTTCTTGTAACTCTTTCTCTTGTTATAACACTTTTCATCATGGAGCCTGTTGGTAAAAAAGCTTATGAAGATGGTATAAAGCCATATATGGATAAAAAGATAGGGTATGAAGTAGCATTTGATAGAGCAATTGAACCTTTTAAAAAATTTATGCTAAGAAATACTAGAGAGTCAGATTTGGCACTATTCTACAGAATCAGACATTTGCCCAATCCAAAAACAGAAGCAGATGTAACTTTGCCAATATTACTACCTGCTTTTATGATTAGTGAGCTCAAAACTGCTTTTGAGATAGGCTTTTTAATTTTTTTGCCATTTTTGGTTATAGATATGGTTGTAAGCTCTGTGCTTATGAGTATGGGTATGATGATGCTTCCGCCTGTAATGATCTCTTTGCCGTTTAAAATTCTTATTTTTGTTCTTGTTGATGGCTGGAATCTTTTAATTGGAAATCTTGTGGAGAGTTTTAAATGA
- the glmU gene encoding bifunctional UDP-N-acetylglucosamine diphosphorylase/glucosamine-1-phosphate N-acetyltransferase GlmU — protein MSLSVIILAAGQGTRMKSNTPKVLHPISGLPMIHYSIKAAQNLSDDITVVLYHQADLIQKSINESFNNIKFKIQDHKNFPGTGGAVMNIDVKHERVLVLNGDMPLVTDEALQPLVSCEADIVMSVIELENPFGYGRVIVENGEVQAIVEEKDCTDDQKKIKTVNAGIYVFKQDVLNRYLPKLSNDNAQSEYYLTDIIKMAKDDKLQIKPVWVEEDAFKGVNSRFDLSEAEELMQKRIRKKWMQAGVTMHLPSTIYIDSRVKFSGECILENGVTIHGESVIETSHIKSHTVIEDAEIKNSSCGPMARIRPGSTLIDTHIGNFVEVKKSHLKGVKAGHLSYLGDAQIDEGTNIGAGTITCNYDGIKKYKTKIGKNVFVGSDTQLVAPVTIEDNVIIAAGTTVTKNVKEGSLAISRTPQKSIRDFFYKFFKREE, from the coding sequence ATGTCACTTTCTGTCATCATATTGGCAGCAGGCCAAGGTACACGGATGAAATCAAATACTCCTAAAGTTCTTCATCCTATAAGTGGTTTGCCTATGATTCATTACAGCATTAAAGCTGCTCAAAACCTAAGTGATGATATTACTGTAGTTTTATACCATCAAGCTGATCTAATTCAAAAGTCAATTAATGAATCATTTAACAATATAAAGTTTAAAATTCAAGACCATAAAAACTTTCCGGGTACTGGTGGAGCCGTTATGAATATTGATGTAAAGCATGAGCGTGTATTGGTTCTTAACGGTGATATGCCTCTTGTAACTGATGAAGCATTACAACCTCTTGTCTCTTGCGAAGCAGATATTGTAATGAGCGTTATTGAACTTGAAAACCCATTTGGTTATGGTCGTGTAATAGTTGAAAATGGTGAAGTACAAGCAATTGTTGAAGAGAAAGATTGTACCGATGATCAAAAAAAGATCAAAACAGTCAATGCAGGCATCTATGTGTTCAAGCAAGATGTACTAAACAGATATTTGCCTAAACTTTCCAATGACAATGCACAAAGTGAATACTATCTTACCGATATAATAAAAATGGCAAAAGATGACAAACTTCAAATTAAGCCTGTATGGGTTGAAGAAGATGCGTTCAAAGGAGTTAACTCACGCTTTGATCTTTCAGAAGCTGAAGAATTAATGCAAAAAAGAATTCGAAAAAAGTGGATGCAAGCAGGTGTTACTATGCATCTACCTTCAACAATCTACATAGATAGCCGTGTAAAATTTAGTGGAGAGTGCATACTTGAGAATGGTGTAACAATTCATGGAGAGAGTGTTATAGAAACTAGCCATATAAAATCACATACAGTTATAGAAGATGCTGAAATTAAAAACTCCAGTTGTGGTCCTATGGCAAGAATAAGACCTGGCTCTACTCTTATAGATACTCATATAGGCAATTTCGTAGAAGTTAAAAAGTCTCATCTCAAAGGTGTCAAAGCTGGACATTTAAGCTACTTGGGTGATGCACAAATAGATGAAGGAACCAATATTGGAGCAGGAACTATTACCTGTAATTATGATGGTATTAAAAAATATAAAACTAAAATTGGAAAAAATGTATTTGTAGGAAGTGATACTCAATTGGTAGCACCGGTTACAATTGAAGATAATGTAATTATTGCGGCAGGTACAACTGTAACCAAAAATGTAAAAGAGGGTTCTTTGGCTATATCAAGAACTCCACAAAAAAGTATAAGAGATTTTTTCTATAAATTTTTTAAGAGAGAAGAATAA
- a CDS encoding FeoA family protein, translating into MKSVTECSIGTKGVIVRIKAKEPVKGRLFSLGLAKGSELKVVDHTLAKQTWEVESDGTKIALREEEAASVFIEPVENGE; encoded by the coding sequence ATGAAATCAGTAACCGAATGTTCCATAGGAACCAAAGGTGTAATAGTTCGCATAAAAGCAAAAGAACCTGTTAAAGGACGGCTATTTTCTTTAGGTCTGGCTAAAGGGAGTGAACTTAAAGTAGTTGATCATACCTTAGCTAAACAGACTTGGGAAGTTGAGAGTGACGGAACAAAGATAGCTTTACGTGAAGAGGAAGCTGCTTCTGTTTTTATTGAACCTGTTGAAAATGGAGAGTAG
- a CDS encoding rhodanese-like domain-containing protein has protein sequence MRVMTFAILVLLFTALFAEDMEYQEDINAKEAMELIKKEGAILIDVRDPVEFLYAGHAVGSVNIPVFFVRVDLPPLKTRVKVAEVETKKQKAIHVKKTYRPMMDENKKFVEEVKKLTHGNLEKPLIILCRSGERSVYAANKLAKNGFENVYNLEDGYVFDWKASGLPSGGE, from the coding sequence ATGAGAGTAATGACTTTTGCAATTTTAGTTTTATTATTTACTGCTTTGTTTGCAGAAGATATGGAGTATCAAGAAGATATTAATGCAAAAGAGGCAATGGAGTTAATAAAAAAAGAGGGAGCAATTCTCATAGATGTACGTGATCCTGTGGAGTTTTTGTATGCTGGACATGCTGTTGGCTCTGTAAATATCCCAGTCTTTTTTGTTCGTGTAGATCTGCCACCTCTTAAGACAAGAGTAAAAGTTGCCGAAGTAGAAACTAAAAAGCAAAAAGCAATTCATGTAAAAAAGACATACCGTCCAATGATGGATGAAAACAAAAAGTTTGTTGAAGAGGTAAAAAAACTAACACATGGCAACTTGGAAAAACCTCTTATTATTTTATGCAGAAGTGGTGAAAGATCTGTTTATGCAGCAAACAAGCTAGCTAAAAATGGCTTTGAAAATGTCTACAATCTTGAAGATGGGTACGTTTTTGACTGGAAAGCCTCAGGGCTGCCATCTGGTGGAGAGTGA
- a CDS encoding flagellar motor protein MotB has product MGKKKCPECPECMPEWLAAFGDLMSLLLCFFVLLLSMSTMDAKKLEEAIGSLAGALSVLEGGMRSESDDRRLEEGTGGGAASKDPTQIQTSSAMQAQMAEQVSQMMMQLVSLKNEINELIMSQGATPVTLEESEKGFLLRLPAELLFKPGQAKIESMDAILFLKRIAMIINKLPNTLQVNVRGHTDNVPPGPSSPYRDNWELSAARAVSVVKELIKDDVTPKRLSACGNAEFKPIATNATPEGRAKNRRVDLYFFSNEPETESKARKSILDTNLGPVSAGN; this is encoded by the coding sequence ATGGGTAAAAAGAAGTGTCCTGAGTGTCCTGAATGTATGCCAGAGTGGCTGGCTGCATTTGGAGACTTAATGAGCCTTTTGCTCTGTTTCTTTGTGTTGCTTTTATCAATGTCGACAATGGATGCAAAAAAGTTAGAAGAGGCTATTGGCTCTCTTGCCGGGGCATTAAGCGTTCTTGAAGGTGGTATGCGTTCAGAGTCTGATGATCGTAGGTTAGAAGAGGGAACAGGTGGTGGTGCTGCATCAAAAGATCCTACGCAAATTCAAACTTCCAGTGCTATGCAAGCACAAATGGCTGAACAGGTAAGCCAAATGATGATGCAGTTAGTATCTCTTAAAAATGAGATAAATGAGCTAATTATGAGTCAGGGAGCAACTCCTGTAACTTTAGAAGAGTCTGAAAAAGGCTTTCTTCTTCGTTTGCCGGCAGAACTTCTTTTTAAACCTGGTCAAGCAAAAATAGAGAGTATGGATGCTATTTTATTTTTAAAACGTATAGCAATGATCATAAATAAGCTTCCAAATACATTGCAAGTTAATGTGCGTGGTCATACTGACAATGTTCCTCCGGGACCTAGTAGTCCTTATCGTGATAATTGGGAGCTTTCAGCAGCAAGAGCAGTTTCAGTTGTAAAAGAGTTAATTAAAGATGATGTAACTCCTAAACGTTTGTCAGCTTGTGGCAATGCAGAGTTTAAACCTATTGCTACAAATGCAACACCTGAAGGTCGTGCTAAAAACAGAAGAGTTGACCTCTATTTCTTTTCAAATGAACCTGAAACTGAAAGTAAAGCCAGAAAAAGTATATTGGACACTAATCTTGGTCCGGTATCTGCAGGAAATTGA
- the coaBC gene encoding bifunctional phosphopantothenoylcysteine decarboxylase/phosphopantothenate--cysteine ligase CoaBC, which yields MVSQLKMDGKNILIGVSGSIAAYKACELVRLFINAGANVRIVMTEAAKRFVTPLTFEALSGNAVLEEKNESWCSDLNHIGIGEWADIFIIAPASANTINKLANGIADNLLLQTALAFDKTILLCPAANTKMIENPTTVANIKRLKLHRLEVVEPQVGKLACNTVGNGAMADPKVIFATSSKYLFADDFWTNRRVVVTGGGTIEKIDDVRYLTNFSSGKMAESLVTALYAKGADVCYITTREPQDIPPVHVIKVESTDEMLQYTIDALRIAKKGILSKPSFHNDISQPQLIQKTPWLFMAAAVSDYRPAFPQQGKLKKSILDDKWILEMVKNPDILKTINKDGIKTVAFKAEMDKANALKNATTLLEEKGVDAVALNILENSKSFGTDTNSVTLIRKDKENIDIPRNDKLNIAFSILENLKEQ from the coding sequence ATGGTAAGTCAACTTAAAATGGATGGAAAAAATATCCTTATTGGTGTAAGCGGAAGCATCGCAGCTTATAAAGCTTGTGAATTAGTTCGACTATTTATTAATGCTGGGGCAAATGTACGTATCGTTATGACAGAAGCAGCCAAACGCTTTGTAACTCCTCTTACATTTGAAGCTTTAAGCGGGAATGCTGTTTTAGAAGAGAAAAATGAATCTTGGTGCAGCGATCTTAACCATATTGGTATTGGAGAATGGGCAGATATCTTTATAATCGCTCCTGCTAGTGCAAATACAATAAATAAATTAGCAAATGGTATAGCAGACAATTTGCTACTGCAAACAGCACTTGCTTTTGATAAAACTATTCTTTTATGCCCGGCTGCAAATACTAAAATGATAGAAAACCCAACAACTGTAGCAAATATTAAACGATTAAAACTTCATCGCCTAGAAGTTGTTGAGCCTCAAGTTGGTAAACTTGCCTGTAATACTGTAGGAAATGGTGCTATGGCTGATCCAAAAGTCATCTTTGCAACCTCTTCTAAATATCTATTTGCAGATGATTTTTGGACAAATAGACGTGTAGTTGTAACAGGTGGAGGAACAATTGAAAAAATTGATGATGTTAGATATTTAACTAACTTTTCTAGTGGTAAAATGGCTGAATCTCTTGTTACAGCACTCTATGCAAAGGGAGCAGATGTATGCTACATAACAACTCGTGAGCCACAAGATATTCCTCCTGTACATGTCATAAAAGTTGAGAGTACAGATGAGATGCTTCAATATACAATAGATGCTCTTCGTATTGCAAAAAAAGGTATTCTTTCTAAACCATCATTTCATAATGATATCTCTCAACCACAGCTTATACAAAAAACTCCTTGGCTCTTTATGGCTGCCGCTGTTAGTGACTATCGCCCTGCTTTCCCTCAACAAGGAAAACTTAAAAAAAGTATCTTAGATGACAAATGGATACTCGAAATGGTTAAAAACCCAGATATCTTAAAAACTATAAACAAAGATGGTATTAAAACAGTTGCATTTAAAGCTGAAATGGATAAGGCTAATGCTTTAAAAAACGCTACTACTCTTTTAGAAGAAAAAGGTGTAGACGCTGTAGCTTTAAATATACTTGAAAACAGTAAGAGTTTCGGTACAGATACAAACAGTGTTACACTCATTAGAAAAGATAAAGAAAATATCGATATTCCACGTAATGACAAGTTAAATATAGCTTTTTCTATTTTGGAGAATTTAAAAGAACAATGA
- the truA gene encoding tRNA pseudouridine(38-40) synthase TruA — MRVKAVISYDGAAFYGFQAQSTTPKTVSGALTRAAEKLGIDSAIVGSGRTDRAVHATGQVIHFDLPSHWQNSLEKLKTVYNRLLSPHIQIKTITPVRDTFHARFDAKRRIYRYVFKSTPPTPFENLYACHLHHSDPEKLKEALKLFEGTHDFCYFHKKGSDPGSTVRTIFRTDVKNFRRYIMLYIEANGFLRSQVRMIVAACMNYMHNNITLQQIDEQLAGKTMHTTHLAPPQGLYLARVIY, encoded by the coding sequence TTGCGTGTAAAAGCAGTTATCTCTTATGATGGAGCAGCATTTTATGGATTTCAAGCCCAATCTACAACGCCTAAAACAGTTTCAGGTGCTTTAACTAGAGCTGCTGAAAAACTTGGAATTGACTCTGCTATTGTTGGCAGTGGAAGAACAGACCGTGCTGTACATGCTACAGGACAGGTAATACACTTCGACCTTCCATCTCACTGGCAAAACAGTCTTGAAAAACTAAAAACCGTATATAACCGACTTTTGTCTCCACATATTCAAATAAAAACAATTACACCGGTAAGAGATACATTTCATGCAAGGTTTGATGCTAAACGACGTATCTACCGCTATGTATTCAAATCAACTCCTCCTACACCATTTGAAAACCTTTATGCCTGCCACTTACACCACAGTGACCCTGAAAAACTTAAAGAGGCACTTAAACTCTTTGAAGGAACACATGACTTTTGCTATTTTCACAAAAAAGGGAGTGATCCTGGCTCAACGGTTCGTACAATTTTTCGGACAGATGTAAAAAATTTCAGACGTTACATAATGCTATATATTGAAGCTAACGGCTTTTTAAGATCGCAGGTAAGAATGATTGTAGCAGCTTGTATGAATTATATGCACAATAACATTACACTACAACAAATAGATGAGCAACTTGCAGGAAAAACTATGCATACCACTCATCTGGCACCACCTCAAGGATTATATTTGGCCCGTGTTATCTACTAA
- a CDS encoding di-trans,poly-cis-decaprenylcistransferase has translation MQKNIARHIAIIMDGNGRWATERGLKRVKGHEKGADVVRTITTYASNHPEIEVLTLYAFSTENWKRPKMEVEFLMKLLSNYLKKEAPTYIKNEVRFETIGDLSKFSSGLQKQISELKEMTKHFKKLTQVLALNYGSQDEIARAAEKLRGENKQITPQLLEENIESSKFGPVDLLIRTGGEQRLSNFLLWQSAYAELFFTQTFWPDFTPDDLETIIENYKLRERRFGGI, from the coding sequence GTGCAAAAGAATATAGCAAGACATATCGCAATTATTATGGATGGTAATGGACGATGGGCAACAGAAAGAGGATTGAAGCGAGTTAAAGGGCATGAAAAAGGTGCTGATGTTGTCCGAACAATTACAACTTATGCATCCAACCATCCTGAAATTGAGGTTTTAACCCTCTATGCATTCAGTACAGAAAACTGGAAACGTCCAAAAATGGAAGTAGAGTTTTTAATGAAACTTTTAAGCAACTACTTGAAAAAAGAGGCTCCTACATATATAAAAAATGAGGTACGGTTTGAAACAATAGGTGATCTTTCAAAATTTTCTTCTGGTTTGCAAAAGCAAATTAGTGAACTAAAAGAGATGACTAAGCACTTTAAGAAACTTACACAAGTTCTTGCTTTAAACTATGGCTCACAAGATGAGATAGCTCGAGCTGCAGAGAAATTAAGAGGAGAAAATAAGCAGATAACTCCACAACTGCTTGAAGAGAATATTGAAAGCTCAAAGTTTGGACCTGTAGATCTGCTAATTCGAACAGGTGGAGAACAAAGACTTTCAAACTTTCTGCTTTGGCAATCTGCATACGCAGAACTTTTCTTTACACAAACATTTTGGCCAGATTTTACTCCAGATGATTTGGAGACTATTATCGAAAATTACAAACTTCGTGAACGCCGATTTGGGGGCATATAA
- a CDS encoding LptF/LptG family permease, translating to MRKISSYLLYSFSGYFFSIFMPIIAIGSLILFVRIAKLTEVTHMDASEMLLMYGYSLPMMLFYTLPITFFTALILTLNKLSNDYESVVLFSFGISPIRMLATFIPPVLLLSITLSVLSLVLIPITKQLTKSFIHYKSVNAVVNIEASKFGQKFGDWMVFLESRDKDGVLNNIVLYNASNPKEEQFLIAKKGNFFNENGTPGLILKNGQAYRIGESKIDQINYNTMKMYHDVRLEPFSYQNIPEYWLFALKNSKRMKDLIISIAISLFPLVTLFWAFAFGILHPRYDKNYGYIIILAVTATYYGVVSSLAKATPIGTLVFALLFTSLGALLFYKKVQTRF from the coding sequence ATGCGTAAAATATCAAGCTATCTGCTATACTCATTTTCTGGCTATTTTTTCTCCATATTTATGCCAATTATAGCTATTGGCTCACTAATACTCTTTGTACGTATAGCCAAACTGACTGAAGTAACACACATGGATGCATCTGAAATGCTTCTCATGTATGGTTACTCACTTCCTATGATGCTTTTTTATACCTTACCAATAACATTTTTTACTGCTCTAATTCTTACACTAAATAAACTATCTAACGATTACGAGTCAGTTGTTCTATTTTCATTTGGAATATCACCTATTCGTATGTTAGCCACATTTATACCACCAGTTTTGCTGCTTAGTATAACACTATCAGTTCTTTCTCTTGTTTTGATACCTATAACAAAGCAGTTAACTAAATCATTCATCCACTACAAAAGCGTTAATGCGGTTGTAAATATTGAAGCAAGTAAATTTGGTCAAAAGTTTGGTGACTGGATGGTTTTTTTAGAATCAAGAGATAAAGATGGAGTATTGAACAATATTGTACTTTATAATGCTTCAAACCCTAAAGAGGAGCAGTTTCTAATTGCAAAAAAGGGCAATTTTTTCAATGAAAATGGCACTCCTGGTCTAATATTGAAAAATGGACAAGCATATCGTATAGGCGAGAGTAAAATTGATCAAATCAACTACAATACGATGAAAATGTACCACGATGTAAGATTAGAACCCTTTTCTTATCAAAATATTCCAGAGTATTGGCTTTTTGCTCTAAAAAATTCAAAACGGATGAAAGATTTGATAATATCCATAGCCATAAGCCTCTTTCCATTAGTAACACTTTTTTGGGCTTTTGCATTTGGTATTTTGCATCCAAGATATGATAAAAATTACGGATATATCATAATTTTAGCAGTGACAGCCACTTACTACGGAGTTGTTTCAAGTCTTGCAAAAGCTACTCCTATAGGAACATTGGTATTTGCTTTGCTCTTTACAAGTTTAGGAGCTTTACTTTTTTATAAAAAAGTTCAAACAAGGTTTTAA
- a CDS encoding prepilin peptidase, whose protein sequence is MFYLFAFLIGLAIGSFLNVLIVRIPKNENIVFPASHCPVCNHTLKPWHNIPLLSWLLLKGKCAFCKTPISKMYPMVELITAAIFLFISFKEGISVNWFIISLIFSLLFALSIIDFKYFAVPDSLNFTALALALLLPLFNFAEDYLTQDLKNFTYYQSELITNFKDAAIMALSLFLLGLVVKKIIKKDALGEADIIIAATMGSLLGFPSVLIAIYTAALLAIIPALFARNHMVPFVPFLALGTLIVYFFNDTLLKWWNLLYA, encoded by the coding sequence ATGTTTTATCTATTTGCATTTTTAATTGGGCTTGCTATTGGCTCATTTCTAAATGTCCTCATAGTAAGAATTCCCAAAAATGAAAATATTGTATTTCCTGCTTCACACTGTCCTGTATGTAACCATACGCTTAAACCTTGGCATAACATACCTCTTCTCTCTTGGCTTCTTCTTAAAGGAAAGTGCGCTTTTTGTAAAACTCCTATAAGTAAAATGTACCCAATGGTTGAGCTTATAACAGCAGCTATATTTCTTTTTATAAGTTTCAAAGAGGGAATTAGCGTTAACTGGTTTATTATCAGTCTAATATTTTCTTTACTGTTTGCACTCTCTATTATAGATTTTAAATACTTTGCAGTACCAGATTCATTAAATTTTACAGCACTTGCACTGGCTTTGCTACTGCCTCTATTTAACTTTGCAGAAGATTACTTGACACAAGATTTGAAAAACTTTACATATTACCAAAGTGAGTTGATTACAAATTTTAAAGATGCTGCCATTATGGCACTGTCACTCTTTCTACTGGGGTTGGTTGTAAAAAAGATTATTAAAAAAGATGCTCTTGGAGAAGCAGATATAATAATAGCTGCTACAATGGGTTCTTTACTTGGTTTTCCTTCAGTACTTATAGCCATATATACAGCTGCTTTGCTTGCTATTATTCCAGCTCTTTTTGCTCGTAATCACATGGTTCCATTTGTACCATTTTTAGCACTTGGAACATTAATAGTCTACTTTTTTAATGATACTCTTTTAAAATGGTGGAATCTGCTTTATGCGTAA
- the trmA gene encoding tRNA (uridine(54)-C5)-methyltransferase TrmA, whose amino-acid sequence MICKHFGECGSCSLYEMTYSEQLDMKKENLQKLLEPFYNENIKAFTSEKEYFRARAEYKIYHKDNSVFYAMRHLDKKAYVTLEECKMVSQPIQKRMWKLLELFNVCDELKNRLFGVEFLSSSTDDVLITMLYHRKLDESWMQKAKTLENELSAKIIGRSRKQKIVLSEEFVTETLNINGKSYHYLHYEQSFTQPNTKVNEKMIEWAVNQAKSYGKGDFCELYAGSGNFTLPISNLFEKVIATEISKRSIYAALENCKLNNINNITFIRMSSEEFTEALEKVRTFTRLKDIDLDSFDIGTILVDPPRAGLDEQTKSLISKFDTIIYISCNPNTLARDLETLCKTHNVKDAALFDQFPYTHHMEAGVVLTKR is encoded by the coding sequence ATGATATGTAAACATTTTGGTGAATGTGGAAGTTGTTCATTGTATGAGATGACATATAGTGAACAGCTTGATATGAAAAAAGAGAATTTACAAAAGCTTTTAGAGCCTTTTTATAATGAAAATATTAAAGCTTTTACTTCTGAAAAAGAGTATTTTAGAGCAAGAGCAGAATATAAAATATACCACAAAGACAATTCAGTTTTTTATGCGATGCGTCATTTAGATAAAAAAGCTTACGTAACTCTTGAAGAGTGTAAGATGGTTTCTCAGCCTATTCAAAAGCGAATGTGGAAACTTTTGGAGCTATTTAATGTGTGCGATGAATTGAAAAATCGTCTTTTTGGAGTTGAGTTTTTATCATCTTCAACTGATGATGTTTTGATTACTATGCTCTACCATAGAAAACTTGATGAATCATGGATGCAAAAAGCAAAAACTCTTGAAAATGAGCTTAGTGCAAAAATTATAGGTCGAAGCCGGAAACAGAAGATTGTTTTGAGTGAAGAGTTTGTAACAGAAACACTTAACATCAATGGCAAAAGTTATCATTACCTACATTATGAGCAGAGTTTTACTCAGCCAAATACAAAAGTTAATGAGAAGATGATTGAGTGGGCAGTAAATCAAGCAAAATCATATGGAAAAGGTGATTTTTGCGAGCTTTATGCTGGCAGTGGAAATTTTACTTTGCCAATATCTAATCTTTTTGAAAAAGTTATAGCAACTGAAATATCTAAACGTTCAATTTATGCAGCACTGGAAAATTGTAAGCTAAATAATATAAACAATATTACATTTATTCGTATGAGCAGTGAAGAGTTCACAGAGGCTTTAGAAAAAGTGCGGACCTTTACCCGTTTAAAAGATATAGATCTTGATAGCTTTGATATCGGTACTATTCTTGTCGATCCGCCAAGAGCAGGACTTGATGAGCAAACTAAAAGTCTAATCTCTAAATTTGATACGATTATATATATCTCTTGCAATCCAAATACTCTAGCTAGGGACCTTGAAACACTATGTAAGACACATAATGTAAAAGATGCTGCACTTTTTGATCAGTTTCCTTACACCCACCATATGGAGGCAGGTGTCGTTTTAACAAAGAGATAG
- a CDS encoding motility protein A, protein MDLGSVIGLVLILGLLFGAMAMGVGIGPYIDIPSVLIVIGGSIGALLVAFKMEQMKNFVKIFMIAIKPPQEDVPELIKKLVEYSTQARRDGILSLEAAANNETNEFLKKGLSMAVDGNEPDTIREMLEIEMEQTSERHKGNAAIFSQWAGLAGAMGMIGTLIGLVAMLLNMSDPSAIGPSMAVALLTTMYGAMIGNIFGSPIANILNIRDADEYLVRTIILEGIMSIQAGDNPRTLESKLLAFLPPNERISQFE, encoded by the coding sequence ATGGATTTAGGCAGTGTCATCGGTTTGGTATTGATTCTTGGCCTTTTGTTTGGTGCTATGGCAATGGGTGTTGGGATCGGGCCTTATATCGATATTCCATCTGTTCTTATCGTTATCGGTGGTTCTATTGGAGCCCTGCTGGTTGCCTTTAAAATGGAGCAGATGAAAAATTTCGTCAAAATTTTTATGATTGCCATTAAACCTCCACAAGAAGATGTTCCTGAACTTATTAAAAAATTGGTTGAATACTCCACTCAAGCACGTAGAGATGGAATTCTTTCATTGGAAGCTGCTGCAAATAATGAAACAAATGAGTTTTTAAAAAAAGGGCTTTCAATGGCAGTTGACGGAAATGAACCAGATACTATCCGTGAAATGCTTGAAATAGAGATGGAGCAGACAAGCGAACGACATAAAGGAAATGCTGCAATTTTCAGTCAGTGGGCAGGTCTTGCAGGTGCAATGGGTATGATTGGAACACTAATTGGTCTTGTTGCAATGCTTTTAAACATGTCAGATCCAAGTGCTATTGGACCTTCAATGGCAGTTGCATTGCTTACAACAATGTATGGTGCAATGATTGGTAATATTTTTGGTTCTCCTATTGCCAATATTCTTAACATTAGAGATGCTGATGAGTACTTGGTAAGAACAATAATTTTAGAAGGTATTATGTCTATACAAGCAGGAGATAATCCACGTACTCTTGAATCAAAACTATTAGCATTTTTACCTCCTAATGAACGTATAAGTCAGTTTGAGTAG